Genomic window (Acidobacteriota bacterium):
CCCCCCCCCCCGCGCCCCGGCCGCCGGGGTGGGCTGTGTGCTGTGGCGGGGCCCCCCCGGGCCCCCCCACACCCCCCCCCCTCCCTCCCCCCCGCCCCCCCCCCCCCCCCCCCCCGCGCCCGCGAACGACCCCGGGCTGAAGCGCTCGAGCATGCCGCAGAACCCGGCGAACACGAGGATGATCGCCATGTAGCCGGCTGCGAACCCGCCAATCGGTATCCACATCACGCGGAGATACTCCGCGAGCTGCAGGTAGACCTGGAGTCGCGGCCGCAGCCACGCCGCCGCCGCGCGGGCGGACAGGAAGGCCGCAGCGGGCAGCAGCAGCAGCATGGTCGGCAGCAACAGGAGCGTGGTCTCCAGATTCGACCCTTCGAGCATCCCGACACCCGCCGCGATCCCCATCTCGGCGAGGACTGCGACGATCAGCAGCACCGGCGGCCGACCGTGGCGCCGTCCTTCCCGATCGTGACTGAAGAAGCCCGCCACGAGCGCCGTCGTCGGCACGCAGGCCAGGGCGATCATGATTGCGCCCCAGCGGACAGGTGCAGGAAGCAGGCCCAGCCCCAACAATGCGGCGATCGTGACGGACTCCAGGGTCGCATCGCGGTAGCCCTGCGTGCGCGACGCCCCGAGCCCGTCGCACAGGCCGACGGTGAAGGGCAGGGACGGCCCGATCACGAACAGGAACCCCGCGCCGCGCGGCAGGAGTCCGGCCAGGAACGCGATGATGACGCCGACGACCGAGCCGATCAGGATGCCGGCCGGCCGGCCGCCGTGATCGCCCATCCGCAGACTGAGGCCGACGCCCACGGCGAAGCCTGCGCCCGCCGCCATCATGACCGAGTCGTGCACGGGCGTGATCGCGTAGCCGAACGGCACGACGACGAGGATCCCGGCCGCCGCCTGCAGGGATCGCCAGAACGCGTGCCTCGCCGCTGACGGCCAGGGACGATCCGATTCGAGCTGGATGAGGGGCATGGGCTCGGACGGATGGTACCAGCGTCACCCTCGTGATGTGTCGTGACCCGCCAGTCGATGCAATGATGATCTCGGCACGCGGGTCTTCAACCCGCGAGGAGTGGCGACAATGCCGGAAACCGGGATGATCACCATTCGGCTGGCCGCTGCGGCGGACCTGCCCTTCATCGCCGCGGTCATGAACCACTACATCGCGACGTCGACGTGCACGTTCCATCTCGAGCCGCGCACCGCGGAGGAGTACGCGGCGTGGTTCCGCGACCGCACCGACCTCCATCCGGTGACAGTGGCGCAAGTCGATGGCACGGCCGCCGGATTCGCGTACCTCTCGCCGTGGCGACCGCGCGAGGCGTACCGGCGTTCGGTCGAGGGTTCGGTCTACGTCCACCCGGAGCGGCATCGCCGGGGCATCGGGCGAGCGCTGCTGGCGGACCTCGTCGAACGGGCGCGTTCACTCGGTCACCGCACCCTGATTGGCGGCGCCTGCACCGAGGCCGAGGCCAGCCTGGCCCTGCAGCGCGCGCTCGGCTTCAGGACGGTCGGCGTGCTGAAGGAGGTCGGCTACAAGTTCGGCCGCTGGCTCGACGTCGAGCACACGCAGTTGATGCTGTGAGTCCCGAAGGCTATGCCGGCCGGGCCAGGTCGGCCGGGTCGACGCGCTCCACTGCTTCCAGTCGGTCGAAGTGCCGGTCCGCCGAGAGAATCCGGTGGATACCGTTGGTCTCCATGGTCGCTACGTGCAGGGCATCGCGCGCCGGCAGGCGCGAGTGCCGCAGGAGCAGCTCGAGCGCACGTTCCGTTTCCCGCTCCGTGATGGGCACGATGTCCGAGCAGATGGCGGTCGCCGAGTCGTAGACCACTCGGGCGTCGTCGGGGCGATCCAGCGCGGAGTACCGATGGAGAATCTCCTGCAACACCTCCGCGCTGGTCACGAGCGCCATCTCCTGCTCGTCCGCCGCGCGGAGGGCTTCCCGGCATCGCGTGCGGAGGACCGGATCGCTGCCGGCCAGGTACATGAAGACGTTGGCGTCGACGAAGAGAGCCTCTACCCCGGTCATCGCCGTTTACGTGTCCCGACGCCGTCACCCTCGGAGCGAGGGGCGCAACCGGTCGCGAGTCCCGTCTTGAGGTTGCCGTAGTCTCTCTCCCACTGTTCCAGGTCGGTTGGCGCGGGCGCGGGCTCCATGGCGTAGAGCGCTTCGATCGCATCCAGCCGCCGCCGCCGCGCTTCGGGTGCGACGCAGTACCGCTCGACCGCCTCTCTCACGACTGCGGCCAGCTTCCGCCGGCCTGCGCGTGAAATGCGTGACACGGCGGCGTACTGCCGTTCGTCGAGCGTGACCTGGACCTTATGCGTCCTGCGCATGTGTAAATTGTAGTGAGTCAGTTGAAATGTGTCAATTGGGATATGGATACCCTTGGGAGTCGTGAGCGTACCGGAAACCAAGCGCGATCGGGTCGGTCGGCGAGACGGGCGCCGTCAGCGCCCGCAGGTGCGTCATCAGTCGGACGAAAGCCGGTTGCGACGATCCAGGGCACACCGACTCGCTGCGAGCCGTTCACCAAGCCTTCCCGCCAGCGCTTGGCCGCTTCGTGGTCCGGTGCGCCGCCATTGTAGGCGTAGACCAGCAGGTTGATATCCGGCACGATCGCCGGACCACTCGGCTCGCTGCCAAGAACCGCGAACGACCGGGATCGAGTTGCACAACGGGCACGATGTTCTCTCGACGATCACCGCGCAGCCTATGGCAGCAGCCACGGGCCGACGTAGCCGGCGTATGCCACCAGACTGACAATCATCCCGACCACCATGGACACGGCCGCCACGATCCGTCTGCCGCGCGGCAGGTAGCGAAGCAGCCACGCGCCGGTGGCGGCGAGGAACACGAGGGCGAATCCAACAAGCAGGGGGACCGGGACGCCGGTCAGTATGGCGACCCGCAACTCGTCGAAATTCGCGCCGGCCGCCATTGCCTCGAGGTCGCTCGGCAACTCGCTGTTGAACAAGCGTCGCCACGCGTACTGCGTTGCGACGTTGATGCGGGCCTGAGCGAAGTACGCGACAGCAACGAGCGCCGGGTGCGGACGCCAGGTCGCGCAGCCGTAGCAGCACGCGAGCACGAGTACGTAGGTGGCCAGCGGGCCGGCGGCGTCCGAGAGCGCCACCCCCCAGAGCGGTGCGATAGTGGCGGCGGTCGCGTAGTCCTCACGCCAGACAGCAAGCCAGAACTCCTCCAGATCCCACGTGACCCCCACGAAGTGGAGCGTGAGATCGGGAACCCCGAGTGCAAGCAGGACGAGAAAGTGGCCGATCTCGTGCGGCAGGATGCCGAGAGGTGCGGCGACCAGTCCGCCCGCGAACCAACGCAGCGCCGTGCGCCCCGTCGAGTCCGCGGCAGCTACTTCACTCACCATCCCGCTCCGCATCGCGACGCGCGATCCTCTCGAGTTGCGGCTGGATGTGCGCCATCACGGCCGCGAACACCACCAACGCCCAGCCAATGGAGGGGATCAACTGTGCGCCCACCAGCGGCCGCGCGCCGGCCGAGACCGGAACGATGCTCGTGAAGTCGCGTCCCACACCAGTGAAGAAGGCGAACGACACCCATGCCATGATCCCCGCGTCTTCGGCGACACCGGTGAAGGCCCCGGGGCTGAAGTGCGCCAGCATGCCGTAGAACCCGGCGAAGAGGACGATGATGGCCAAGTAGCCGATCGCGAAGCTGCCGACAGGCACCCACATCACGCGCAGGTAGGCGACGAGCTGACTGTAGACCAGCAGGCGCGGATGGAGCCACACGGCGACGGCCCGCGCACAAAGAAAGACGGCGACCGGCACAGCGATGGTGTCCGCCAACACCGTCCGCGCTGCGGATTGAATGCCGGGTTGTTCCTCCAGCATCAGCAGCAGGCCGAGCAGGACCATCATCACCAGAGTCAAGGCAATCAGCCAGACCGGGGGCCGGACGTAGCGTCTCCCGCCGGCCGTCCGGCTGAAGAACCCGGCAATGACGGCGGTCGAGGGCATCAGAAACCAGGGGGCTACGAACAACGCGCTGTTTCCGGGCACGAACGCCAGCCCCGTGAACAGCAAACTTACGATGCACGTCTCTCGAATCGCGTCACGATAGCCCTGCAGGTGCGGTTCGCCGAAACCGTCGACCAGAGCCATCGTGAGGGCCATGGCCGTCGGCAGTGTCCGCGCCGGGCCCTGCAGGGAGGGAGGCAGGTCGGCAAGGACCTGAACAGTGGTCATGCCGGGTAGTCGCCGGAGGCCGCATAGCCGAAGGGAACGACGACGACGAGGACGCTGACGACGACCAGCGCGTACCGCCATGCGGTACGGATCACATTCAACGTGCGTTCACTGGGCAGAGTCAGCCCACGCGTACGGAAGCGATCCGGAGGGCTCGATCGCTCCGAAGCGTCCTCCATCGAGGTTACCGCGGAGGCTCGGGGGCCGTGGGTGACGTGGCGCCGAGCCCGAGCAGCAGCGCCTCCATGTCCGGCCAACGCCGCCCGAGGTTGGCGTAGAAGATGCCTTGGGCGATGGTCAGGGGCGTCCAGCCGCGCTCGTTGACCGGATTGAGCGCGGCGCCGTGCTCCAGCAGGTAGAGGACCAGCTCCGGCGAGCCGCGCATGACGGCGCCGTGTAGCGCCGCGTCGCCGTTGTCGTCGACGGCGGTGACCGAATCGCCGAGCTCGACCATCAGCTTGACGGCCTCGAGCGCTTCCTCGGCGCTGCCGGGGCTCTCGCTCGCCGACCAGATGCCGACGCCCGCGGCGACGAGCAGCGCGGTGGTGCCGTCCTCGTTCTCCAGCAGCGGGTCGGCGCCCAGCTCCAGCAGCAGGCGCATCATCCGCAGGTCGACCGCCTTGGCGGCGAGCAGGAACGGCGTGGCGCCGCTTCGGTTCAGCATGTTGCGGTAGCCGTCGCGGGGCTCCGCGGTCTGGCGGGCGTCGACGTCCGCCCCGTGGGCGACGAGCGCGCGGGCCAGCTCCAGGTCGGTTACGGTGCCGGTCGGAAACGCGGCGGGATTGTTGTAGTGCCGGTTCGGGCGGCGGGTCCAGACGAGCTGGTGCAGCGGCGTCCAGCCCGGCTCGGCCGCGGCGGGATTGGCGCCCTGTTCCAGGAGTTGCAGCGCCACGTCGTACCGCGCGTTGATGACCGCCAGGTGCAATGGGCTCGTGCCGTCGGGCAGGGCGAGATCGACGTCGGCCCCGGCCTTCACCAGCGCCTCGACCGTGTCGCCGTGGCCGGCGCGCACGGCGAACGCGAGCGGCGTGAATCCGCCGTCGGAGCGCGCGTCGACGCCCGCTCCCGCCGCCGCGAGTGGCGCGACGACCGCCGCGTGGCCTTCGGCCGCGGCCCACATCAAGGCAGTCTGGCCGCGCCACCCCTCCCGCGCGTCGACCCCTGCCCCGGCGCCGTGCCGCAACAGCGCCTCGACACTGTCGACGACTCCGGTTCTGGCCGCGACCATCAGCGGGGTCTCGCCCTGTGGTGAAGTGCCGGTCGGGTCCGCACCGCCATCCAGCAGTGTCTCCACCACCGCCGCATGGCCGCGGGCGGACGCCAGGGCCAGCGGAGTCACCCCGTGACGTGTCGCGGCATCGACTTCCCCGCCGGCATTCAGAAGAAGCTCGACGGTCGCCGCATCTCCCTCGTGGGCCGCCCAGTGCAGCGCCGTGGCATCGTCCGCCGCCTGTCCCGCGGCGGACACGGGCACGCCGACGACACCGACCACCAGCGCGACCATCGGGACCACGCGGAAACGCAAGAACCCGCAGAAAGAGCCCGGCTCGGCGCCCGACCGCCGAGGCAGCGGCACTCTACCATTCACGGAAGCCCCCGAACGTCGATACGCATGATGCCGACACCACGCACACTCGACTCTACACATCCGCCAACCGCGCCAGCTCCTTCAGCCGCCCCGTGCTGTCGCCGAGCCCGTCGTCGAGCCGCACGCCGGCCTTGTCGAGCTGGCTGACGAGCAGGTTCGTCATCGGCGTGTCCCGCGGATACACGAGGTGCCGCCCGCCCTTCAGGTGTCCGCCGCTGCCGCCGACCAGCATCAGCGGCAGGTCGTAGTGCAGGTGCTTGTTGCTGTCGCTCAGCGACGCCCCGTACAGCAGCAGCGAGTGGTCGAGCAGCGAGCCGTCACCGTCCGGCGTCGAGGCCAGCGTCTCCAGGAAGCCTCGGAAGAGCGTGACGTGATACGTGTTGATCTTCGCGAGCTGGGCCAGCTTCAGCGGGTCGTAGCGGTGATGCGAGATGCCGTGGTGCGACTCCGGAATGCCGATCTCCGGATAGGCGCGGCCGTTCAGCTCGCGGCCCAGCATGAAGGTGAACACCCGGGTGATGTCCGCCTGCCAGGCCAGCGCCGTCAGGTCGAACATCAGGCCGACGTGCTCGGGATAGGCTTCCGGGATGCCGATCGGCCGGGCCAGCTCCGGCAGTTCGGTGTCGCTCTGCTCGGAGAGCTGGATGCGCCGCTCGATGGCGCGCACCGCGTCGAGGTACTGCGTCACCCGCGCCCGGTCGCCCGCGCCGACCTCCCGCCGCAGCCGCGCGAGGTCGTCGGTGATGGCGTCCAGGATGCTGCGGTCCTTGCGGAACTGCGCCCGCCGCTCGGCCGTGGAGCCGCCCTCGCCGAAGAGCCGCTCGAAGACGACGCGCGGGTTGTTCTCCATCGGCAGCGGCGTCGTCGAATCGCGCCACGCGATGGTGTTCATGTAGATGCAGCTATAGCCGTTCTCGCAGTTGCCCACCAGGAAGTCGCGGTCGATGGCCAGCTCCAGCGACGGCAGCGGCGTCGTCCGGCCGAGCTGCGCCGCCGCGATCTGATCGGCGGTCATCCCCGCCCGCACGTCGGCCCCCTCGGTCTCCTTCGGGTGGACGCCGTTCAGCCAGGTCGCCGTCGCCCGCGTGTGCTCGCCGTTGCCGTCGCCGAGCGCCTCGGCCTGCCCCTGGGCCAGCCCGCTGAGCACCACCATCCGGTCGCGGTAGTCGCCGAGCGGGCTGAGCGTGGGCGACAGCTCCAGCGCGGTCTTCGCCGCCGGCGTCCACGACTCCATCGCCATGCCGTTCGGCAGATAGACCCAGCCCAGCCGGCGCACCGGCTCCGCCGCACGCACTGCGCCGATCCCGGTCAGCGCCGGCGCCATCGCATCCAGCATCGGCAGCGCAAGCGCAGCCCCGGCGCCGCGGAGGAACGTGCGCCGCGGCAGCGTCTTCCTGGTGATGATCATGATTCCGCTCTCCTCATCCTGAACGGCATGCTCTCGACGATCCCGACGATGAGCGACGAGAACCGGTAGTCGTTCTCCGCAGCCTTGCGCACGATGGCGCGGGTCGCCGGCGCGTCGTAGTGCTCCAGGCCGCGACCGAGCGCGTAGGTCATCAGTTTCTCGGTGAGGGTGCCGACGAAGCGCTCCGGATTGGCCGCCAGGGCCCGGCGCAACCCCGCGGCGCCGTCGAAACGCGTGCCGTCGGGCAGTTCGCCGGTGGCGTCGATAGGCGTGTTGGCGGCAGTGCGGGTACGGAAGCGCCCGACCGCGTCGAACTGCTCCAGCGCGAATCCCGGCGGGTCCATCAGCCGGTGGCAGCTCGCGCACACCGGGTTCGCCCGGTGCCGCTCGGTCGCCTCGCGCATCGACAGCGCTTCCCCACTGTCGGTCGTCTCCTCCAGCGCCGGCACGTCGGGAGGCGGCAGCGCGGGCGGCGTCCCGAGCAGGTTCTCCAGCACCCACTTGCCCCGCAGCACGGGCGACGTCCGGTTCGGGTACGACGTGACCGCGAGGATGCTGGCGTGGCCCAGCAGGCCCCGCCGCGCCGCGTTCGCCACCGGCACCCGCCGGAAGTGGCTGCCGTAGATGCGCGGCATGCCGTAGTGACGGGCGAGGCGCTCGTTGACGAACGTGTAGTCCGCGGTCAGCAGGTCGAGCACGTTGCGGTCTTCACGGAAGACGCTCTCGACGAACAGCTCGGTCTCGCGCCGCATCGCCTGCCGCAGCCCCTCGCCGACGTCGGGAAAGCGGTCCTCATCGGGCACGACGGCCGGCACGTTCCGCAGGTAGAGCCACTGGCTGGCGAAGCTCGTAACCAGGGCGCGCGCCCGCTCGTCGGCCAACATGCGGCGGACCTGCTGCTCCAGCACCGCCGGGTCGCGCAGGCGGCGGGCCGCGGCGAGGTCGAGCAGCTCGTCGTCCGGGATGCTGCTCCAGAGGAAGAACGACAGCCTCGACGCCAGCTCCAGGTCGCTGATGGCGTAGTTCGTCCCCGGCGCGACGCCGACGGGGTCCCGCTCGACCCGCAGCACGAACTCCGGACTGGCGAGGAGCCAGCGCAGGGCCATCTCGATGCCGGCGTCGAAGCCGCCCTCCCGCCGGCCTTCCTGGAAGAACCCGAGCAGAACGTCCAGATCGGCGTCCGTAACCGGCCGGCGGTAGGCGCGGCGCGCGAGGTTCGACAGGATCCTGCCGGCACACTCGGTGCGATCGGCGTCCGTGGCGCCGGCCGGGCGGCAGACGAAGATGCGCCGGCGGCTCGGCGGCTCCTCCCCCGGCGGCCCGCCGCTGGCGGCTAACGGCCCGGTGACGGTCACGCTGCCGAGGTACGGCTGCACGCGCGTATCGCCGCCGGTGATGCTGGTGTACGGCCGCAGGTACGGCTGGCGCAACGTCTCCGGATAGGCCGCGGTCTTCCGCACGAACGTCACGCGCAGCTCGTGCGGCCCCGCCTTGACCGGGAGGCGGAACTCCCAGTCGCCGTCGATGGTCCGCTGCCGGTCGCGCCAGGCGCGGTACTCGTCGCTGTCGCGCGGTGCATCCGACGGCGGCGGGCCGCCGACGGCGAAAGTACGAACCAGCGCGCCGTCCAGGCTCACCTCCAGCGTGTGCGGCGTCTCGAACACGGCCAGGTTGTCGCCGGCGTTGCGGGCCAGGCGGATGCGGAAGGCATAGTCGGCGTCCTCCGGGAACACGTGCCGGAACGCGCCGCCGCCCCGGGTGCCGAAGGGCATGCCCGCCACCCAGTCGTCCTGCGGCAGGTCGCTCGCGAGACGAAAGACCTCGGCGGTAGCCGACGGCGCTGGACGCCCGACCGCCACCCGGCTGATTTTGCGTGCGGCGGCAAGGTAACGCTCCAGCAGCGTCGGCGACACGCCGAGCACGCCGGCGATGTTGTCGAACCCGTAGCTGGCCCCGTCGGCCGGCAGCAGCTCGGCGACGTCGACCTCCAAATCGAGCAGGTCACGGACCGCGTGGTGGTACTCCGTCCGGTTCAGGCGATGGAACGCCTCGGTCCGTCCCGGATTCGGATCGGCGTCCGCGGCCCGGTCGAGCTCGGCTTCCAGCCAGCCGACGAACCGGTCGTAGGTCGCCGCGTCCGGCCGCGGACGCGGCAGGGGCGGCATCGCGCCGGCCCGCAAC
Coding sequences:
- a CDS encoding DUF1552 domain-containing protein, coding for MIITRKTLPRRTFLRGAGAALALPMLDAMAPALTGIGAVRAAEPVRRLGWVYLPNGMAMESWTPAAKTALELSPTLSPLGDYRDRMVVLSGLAQGQAEALGDGNGEHTRATATWLNGVHPKETEGADVRAGMTADQIAAAQLGRTTPLPSLELAIDRDFLVGNCENGYSCIYMNTIAWRDSTTPLPMENNPRVVFERLFGEGGSTAERRAQFRKDRSILDAITDDLARLRREVGAGDRARVTQYLDAVRAIERRIQLSEQSDTELPELARPIGIPEAYPEHVGLMFDLTALAWQADITRVFTFMLGRELNGRAYPEIGIPESHHGISHHRYDPLKLAQLAKINTYHVTLFRGFLETLASTPDGDGSLLDHSLLLYGASLSDSNKHLHYDLPLMLVGGSGGHLKGGRHLVYPRDTPMTNLLVSQLDKAGVRLDDGLGDSTGRLKELARLADV
- a CDS encoding type II toxin-antitoxin system VapC family toxin, giving the protein MTGVEALFVDANVFMYLAGSDPVLRTRCREALRAADEQEMALVTSAEVLQEILHRYSALDRPDDARVVYDSATAICSDIVPITERETERALELLLRHSRLPARDALHVATMETNGIHRILSADRHFDRLEAVERVDPADLARPA
- a CDS encoding N-acetyltransferase family protein, which translates into the protein MITIRLAAAADLPFIAAVMNHYIATSTCTFHLEPRTAEEYAAWFRDRTDLHPVTVAQVDGTAAGFAYLSPWRPREAYRRSVEGSVYVHPERHRRGIGRALLADLVERARSLGHRTLIGGACTEAEASLALQRALGFRTVGVLKEVGYKFGRWLDVEHTQLML
- a CDS encoding DUF1592 domain-containing protein, whose translation is MPSQGTSAPVSGCLAMLLGGTLAVFAVAAVPARAAGPAPSGSATAAHVQDALAEGWQRALLDRYCVACHNERLRTADLTLDTHDVTRIADAPDVWETVVRKLRAGAMPPLPRPRPDAATYDRFVGWLEAELDRAADADPNPGRTEAFHRLNRTEYHHAVRDLLDLEVDVAELLPADGASYGFDNIAGVLGVSPTLLERYLAAARKISRVAVGRPAPSATAEVFRLASDLPQDDWVAGMPFGTRGGGAFRHVFPEDADYAFRIRLARNAGDNLAVFETPHTLEVSLDGALVRTFAVGGPPPSDAPRDSDEYRAWRDRQRTIDGDWEFRLPVKAGPHELRVTFVRKTAAYPETLRQPYLRPYTSITGGDTRVQPYLGSVTVTGPLAASGGPPGEEPPSRRRIFVCRPAGATDADRTECAGRILSNLARRAYRRPVTDADLDVLLGFFQEGRREGGFDAGIEMALRWLLASPEFVLRVERDPVGVAPGTNYAISDLELASRLSFFLWSSIPDDELLDLAAARRLRDPAVLEQQVRRMLADERARALVTSFASQWLYLRNVPAVVPDEDRFPDVGEGLRQAMRRETELFVESVFREDRNVLDLLTADYTFVNERLARHYGMPRIYGSHFRRVPVANAARRGLLGHASILAVTSYPNRTSPVLRGKWVLENLLGTPPALPPPDVPALEETTDSGEALSMREATERHRANPVCASCHRLMDPPGFALEQFDAVGRFRTRTAANTPIDATGELPDGTRFDGAAGLRRALAANPERFVGTLTEKLMTYALGRGLEHYDAPATRAIVRKAAENDYRFSSLIVGIVESMPFRMRRAES